In Phlebotomus papatasi isolate M1 chromosome 1, Ppap_2.1, whole genome shotgun sequence, the following proteins share a genomic window:
- the LOC129809812 gene encoding sensory neuron membrane protein 1 yields MQLKERNWKKTLKWCIGIFIFGIMFGWVLFPSLLKKAIRSNTALKPNSRIRGMWTNIPFPLDFRVYLFNVTNPNEVMQGRKPKVQEVGPYFFQERKSKINMKDHEEDDTVTFNAVDTFFFDPSKSEGLTGDEIIMFPHIFLVAMAVSVARDKAPMLPMVKDAIKYMFHEPNSVFFPVRVMDLLFDGIGIDCSSEEFAAKAVCTALETEPTIDKYNDTTFMFSIFGPKNATPTKTFKVYRGIKNSKDLGRVVMYDDEPEMDLYDDENCNQYRGTEGTIFPPFMTKEQGVWAYTPDICRSMPATYERPSSYAGIKTSRFTLSFGDHKADESLHCYCRDPPDGCPPYGVVDFSICLNGAPLLGSLPHFYDTDPAVQQKVIGLHPDPDKHKIFLEFDLFSGSPLAAAKRMQFNIQMMPIPELEFMSRLDEYIHPLFWVEESVYLNKTFTNEVKYGLVLSRKINWLIRWVCVLVGLFGGGTAGYMMTKGTPPTEVTPVEENDEKNGKVAGSLTLPPVEQPSGGLSNYHRNITVSTIDNEVERY; encoded by the exons atgcaACTAAAGGAAAGAAATTGGAAGAAAACTCTCAAATGGTGTATTGGAATATTTATCTTCGGCATAATGTTCGGTTGGGTCCTTTTTCCATCGCTCCTGAAAAAAGCCATTCGATCT AATACTGCCTTGAAACCAAATTCGCGAATCCGTGGAATGTGGACCAATATTCCATTTCCCCTAGATTTTCGTGTGTATCTCTTCAATGTGACTAATCCTAATGAAGTGATGCAAGGGAGAAAACCTAAAGTCCAAGAAGTAGGTCCATATTTTTTCCAAGAGAGGAAATCGAAGATCAACATGAAGGACCATGAAGAAGATGACACTGTGACCTTTAACGCTGTAGATACCTTTTTCTTTGATCCATCCAAATCAGAGGGGCTTACCGGAGACGAAATTATCATGTTCCCCCACATTTTCCTTGTT GCCATGGCAGTTAGTGTGGCCAGAGATAAAGCTCCAATGCTCCCAATGGTGAAGGATGCTATTAAGTACATGTTCCACGAACCCAACTCAGTCTTTTTCCCCGTTCGTGTCATGGATTTGCTCTTCGATGGAATTGGGATTGACTGCAGTTCTGAGGAATTTGCTGCCAAAGCCGTCTGCACAGCTCTAGAGACCGAACCAACCATCGATAAATACAACGACACAACCTTTATGTTCTCTATTTTTGGACCG AAAAATGCAACGCCCACAAAAACATTCAAAGTCTACCGAGGGATAAAGAACAGCAAGGATCTGGGGCGTGTGGTGATGTATGATGATGAGCCTGAGATGGATTTGTACGATGATGAGAATTGCAATCAGTACCGTGGAACAGAGGGTACTATTTTCCCGCCATTCATGACGAAGGAGCAAGGGGTTTGGGCATACACCCCAGATATTTGCCGATCCATGCCAGCCACTTACGAAAGACCATCCTCCTATGCGGGCATCAAAACATCCCGATTCACCCTGAGTTTTGGTGATCACAAGGCTGACGAGAGCCTGCACTGCTACTGTCGCGATCCACCTGATGGTTGCCCACCTTATGGCGTTGTGGATTTCTCAATCTGCCTCAACGGAGCTCCACTCCTCGGATCCCTGCCGCACTTCTACGATACCGACCCGGCGGTGCAGCAGAAAGTTATCGGACTCCATCCAGATCCggataaacataaaattttcttggagTTTGATCTTTTCTCGGGATCTCCACTGGCAGCAGCCAAAAGGATGCAGTTCAACATCCAGATGATGCCCATTCCTGAGCTGGAATTTATGAGTCGCTTAGACGAGTATATTCATCCGCTGTTCTGGGTGGAGGAGAGCGTTTATCTCAACAAAACGTTCACAAATGAAGTGAAATATGGACTTGTGCT tTCGAGAAAGATAAACTGGCTCATCCGATGGGTTTGCGTGCTCGTTGGATTATTTGGAGGTGGAACAGCTGGATATATGATGACGAAGGGTACTCCCCCGACGGAAGTCACTCCAGTTGAGGAGAATGATGAGAAGAATGGAAAGGTGGCTGGAAGTCTGACTCTACCACCTGTGGAACAGCCCTCAGGTGGCTTGAGCAACTATCACAGGAATATAACAGTGTCCACGATAGATAATGAAGTAGAACGTTACTGA